The following proteins are co-located in the Mus caroli chromosome 7, CAROLI_EIJ_v1.1, whole genome shotgun sequence genome:
- the Cd19 gene encoding B-lymphocyte antigen CD19 isoform X2: MPSPLPVSFLLFLTLVGGRPQKSLLVEVEEGGNVVLPCLLDSSPVSSEKLAWYRGNQSTPFLELSPGSPGLGLHVGSLGILLVIVNVSDHMGGFYLCQKRPPFKDIWQPAWTVNVEDSGEMFRWNASDVRDLDCDLRNRSSGSHRSTSGSQLYVWAKDHPKVWGTKPVCAPRGSSLNQSLINQDLTVAPGSTLWLSCGVPPVPVAKGSISWTHVHPKRPNVSLLSLSLGGEHPVREMWVWGSLLLLPQATALDEGTYYCLRGNLTIERHVKVIARSVWLWLLRTGGWIVPVVTLVYVIFCMVSLVAFLYCQRAFILRRKRKRMTDPARRFFKVTPPSGNGTQNQYGNVLSLPTSTSGQARAQRWAAGLGSVPGSYGNPRIEIQDTGAQSHETGLEEEGEAYEEPDSEEGSEFYENDSNLGQDQVSQDGSGYENPEDEPMGPEEDSFSNAESYENADEELAQPVGRMMDFLSPHGSAWDPSREASSLGSQSYEDMRGILYAAPQLHSIGSGPNHEEDADSYENMDKSDDLEPTWEGEGHMGTWGTT; the protein is encoded by the exons ATGCcatctcctctccctgtctccttcctcctctttcttaccTTAGTAGGAGGCAGGCCCCAGAAGTCCTTACTGGTGGAGGTAGAag AGGGAGGCAATGttgtgctgccatgcctcctgGACTCCTCACCTGTCTCTTCTGAGAAGCTGGCTTGGTATCGAGGTAACCAGTCAACACCCTTCCTGGAGCTGAGCCCCGGGTCCCCTGGCCTGGGATTGCACGTGGGGTCCCTGGGCATCTTGCTAGTGATTGTCAATGTCTCAGACCATATGGGGGGCTTCTACCTGTGCCAGAAGAGGCCCCCTTTCAAGGACATCTGGCAGCCTGCCTGGACAGTGAACGTGGAGGATAGTG GGGAGATGTTCCGGTGGAATGCTTCAGACGTCAGGGACCTGGACTGTGACCTAAGGAACAGGTCCTCTGGGAGCCACAGGTCCACTTCTGGTTCCCAGCTGTATGTGTGGGCTAAAGACCATCCTAAGGTCTGGGGAACAAAGCCTGTATGTGCCCCTCGGGGGAGCAGTTTGAATCAGAGTCTAATCAACCAAG ATCTCACTGTGGCACCCGGCTCCACACTTTGGCTGTCCTGTGGGGTACCCCCTGTCCCAGTGGCCAAAGGCTCCATCTCCTGGACCCATGTGCATCCTAAGAGACCTAATGTTTCATTACTGAGCCTAAGCCTTGGGGGAGAGCACCCAGTCAGAGAGATGTGGGTTTGGGGGTCTCTTCTGCTTCTGCCCCAAGCCACAGCTTTAGATGAAGGTACCTATTATTGTCTCCGAGGAAACCTGACCATCGAGAGGCACGTGAAGGTCATTGCAAGGTCAG TGTGGCTCTGGCTGTTGAGAACTGGTGGATGGATAGTCCCAGTGGTGACTTTAGTATATGTCATCTTCTGTATGGTTTCTCTGGTGGCTTTTCTCTATTGTCAAAGAG CCTTTATcctgagaaggaaaaggaagcgAATGACTGACCCCGCCAGGAG ATTCTTCAAAGTGACGCCTCCCTCGGGAAACGGGACCCAGAACCAGTACGGGAATGTGCTCTCCCTTCCTACATCCACCTCTGGCCAGG CCCGTGCTCAGCGTTGGGCTGCTGGCTTAGGGAGTGTCCCTGGGTCCTATGGAAATCCACGCATTGAAATCCAGGATACTGGAGCTCAGAGCCATGAAACAG GactggaagaagaaggggaggccTATGAAGAGCCAGACAGCGAAGAGGGCTCTGAATTCTATGAGAATGACTCCAACCTTGGGCAGGACCAGGTTTCCCAGG ATGGGAGTGGCTATGAGAACCCCGAGGATGAGCCCATGGGTCCAGAGGAAGACTCCTTCTCCAATG CTGAGTCTTATGAAAATGCAGATGAGGAGCTGGCCCAACCAGTTGGCAGGATGATGG ACTTCCTGAGCCCCCACGGGTCTGCGTGGGACCCCAGCCGGGAAGCATCCTCGCTTG GGTCCCAGTCCTATGAAGATATGAGAGGGATCCTGTATGCAGCTCCTCAGCTCCACTCAATTGGGTCTGGTCCCAATCATGAGGAAG ATGCAGACTCTTATGAAAACATGGATAAGTCTGACGACCTTGAACCAACATGGGAAGGAGAGGGCCACATGGGGACTTGGGGAACCACGTGA
- the Cd19 gene encoding B-lymphocyte antigen CD19 isoform X1, translated as MPSPLPVSFLLFLTLVGGRPQKSLLVEVEEGGNVVLPCLLDSSPVSSEKLAWYRGNQSTPFLELSPGSPGLGLHVGSLGILLVIVNVSDHMGGFYLCQKRPPFKDIWQPAWTVNVEDSGEMFRWNASDVRDLDCDLRNRSSGSHRSTSGSQLYVWAKDHPKVWGTKPVCAPRGSSLNQSLINQDLTVAPGSTLWLSCGVPPVPVAKGSISWTHVHPKRPNVSLLSLSLGGEHPVREMWVWGSLLLLPQATALDEGTYYCLRGNLTIERHVKVIARSAVWLWLLRTGGWIVPVVTLVYVIFCMVSLVAFLYCQRAFILRRKRKRMTDPARRFFKVTPPSGNGTQNQYGNVLSLPTSTSGQARAQRWAAGLGSVPGSYGNPRIEIQDTGAQSHETGLEEEGEAYEEPDSEEGSEFYENDSNLGQDQVSQDGSGYENPEDEPMGPEEDSFSNAESYENADEELAQPVGRMMDFLSPHGSAWDPSREASSLGSQSYEDMRGILYAAPQLHSIGSGPNHEEDADSYENMDKSDDLEPTWEGEGHMGTWGTT; from the exons ATGCcatctcctctccctgtctccttcctcctctttcttaccTTAGTAGGAGGCAGGCCCCAGAAGTCCTTACTGGTGGAGGTAGAag AGGGAGGCAATGttgtgctgccatgcctcctgGACTCCTCACCTGTCTCTTCTGAGAAGCTGGCTTGGTATCGAGGTAACCAGTCAACACCCTTCCTGGAGCTGAGCCCCGGGTCCCCTGGCCTGGGATTGCACGTGGGGTCCCTGGGCATCTTGCTAGTGATTGTCAATGTCTCAGACCATATGGGGGGCTTCTACCTGTGCCAGAAGAGGCCCCCTTTCAAGGACATCTGGCAGCCTGCCTGGACAGTGAACGTGGAGGATAGTG GGGAGATGTTCCGGTGGAATGCTTCAGACGTCAGGGACCTGGACTGTGACCTAAGGAACAGGTCCTCTGGGAGCCACAGGTCCACTTCTGGTTCCCAGCTGTATGTGTGGGCTAAAGACCATCCTAAGGTCTGGGGAACAAAGCCTGTATGTGCCCCTCGGGGGAGCAGTTTGAATCAGAGTCTAATCAACCAAG ATCTCACTGTGGCACCCGGCTCCACACTTTGGCTGTCCTGTGGGGTACCCCCTGTCCCAGTGGCCAAAGGCTCCATCTCCTGGACCCATGTGCATCCTAAGAGACCTAATGTTTCATTACTGAGCCTAAGCCTTGGGGGAGAGCACCCAGTCAGAGAGATGTGGGTTTGGGGGTCTCTTCTGCTTCTGCCCCAAGCCACAGCTTTAGATGAAGGTACCTATTATTGTCTCCGAGGAAACCTGACCATCGAGAGGCACGTGAAGGTCATTGCAAGGTCAG CAGTGTGGCTCTGGCTGTTGAGAACTGGTGGATGGATAGTCCCAGTGGTGACTTTAGTATATGTCATCTTCTGTATGGTTTCTCTGGTGGCTTTTCTCTATTGTCAAAGAG CCTTTATcctgagaaggaaaaggaagcgAATGACTGACCCCGCCAGGAG ATTCTTCAAAGTGACGCCTCCCTCGGGAAACGGGACCCAGAACCAGTACGGGAATGTGCTCTCCCTTCCTACATCCACCTCTGGCCAGG CCCGTGCTCAGCGTTGGGCTGCTGGCTTAGGGAGTGTCCCTGGGTCCTATGGAAATCCACGCATTGAAATCCAGGATACTGGAGCTCAGAGCCATGAAACAG GactggaagaagaaggggaggccTATGAAGAGCCAGACAGCGAAGAGGGCTCTGAATTCTATGAGAATGACTCCAACCTTGGGCAGGACCAGGTTTCCCAGG ATGGGAGTGGCTATGAGAACCCCGAGGATGAGCCCATGGGTCCAGAGGAAGACTCCTTCTCCAATG CTGAGTCTTATGAAAATGCAGATGAGGAGCTGGCCCAACCAGTTGGCAGGATGATGG ACTTCCTGAGCCCCCACGGGTCTGCGTGGGACCCCAGCCGGGAAGCATCCTCGCTTG GGTCCCAGTCCTATGAAGATATGAGAGGGATCCTGTATGCAGCTCCTCAGCTCCACTCAATTGGGTCTGGTCCCAATCATGAGGAAG ATGCAGACTCTTATGAAAACATGGATAAGTCTGACGACCTTGAACCAACATGGGAAGGAGAGGGCCACATGGGGACTTGGGGAACCACGTGA